A genomic segment from Gemmatimonadota bacterium encodes:
- a CDS encoding DUF2339 domain-containing protein, with protein MALVVLGACLLRVFVVDTRGLSDTAQTAAFLVLGLCLLGTGWLYSRYSEELKDWL; from the coding sequence GTGGCGCTCGTCGTACTGGGCGCCTGTCTGCTCAGGGTTTTCGTCGTGGATACCCGTGGGCTTTCGGACACCGCACAGACGGCGGCGTTCTTGGTGCTCGGGCTCTGCCTGTTGGGAACTGGTTGGCTCTACTCGCGATACTCAGAGGAGCTCAAGGATTGGCTCTAG